The Methanobrevibacter millerae genome includes the window TCAAATGGAAGTTGGACTAATAATTGCTGTCCTTCATTTATTAGATTAACAGAAGTATCATCATCCTCATTAACTTGAAGAATCTTTTTTATTTTTTCACCAATCAATTCAGCATTTTCAACAATAGGAAGATCTAATTCCCTACCTGGAATAAAAACAGATTTACCACCCATAGCAGCAGTTTTTAATCCTTTTTCAATACCTGCCAAATTTACAGCAGCAGATCTTTTGATATCATATATCATTTCTTGAATTGCGGAATTTTTTAGTGGACTAATTGCTTCTAAAGGCACATCTCCTTGGAGAAGTTTACCATTAGGACCATACAAATCTAATTGATCATCATATATTTGCATTAGTAACCTCCTACAAAAAAGTATTAAAAAAATATTTTATAATTAATACAATCCCCAAAATAGGATTAATAAATTAAAAAGTTATTATTTTAATACTAATTTAACTAAAATCGATTATCATATGAAATAATCAATTATATACTTGATAGTAATAAACATATAAATATTTTTAAAGTATTACTTTATTCAAATTACTTAGATTTAAATAAAATAAGTTAAAAATCCTTTTAAAATAATATATTAATTTATTATTTATTTAAATTAAAAATAAATATTAAAATAATAGTTAAATTAAAAAAGTAATAATTTAAGCAAAAATAAAAAATTTCAAAAAAAATAGCCTAAATAAATTTAAAAGATTCATAATTAATTAAATACCCCAATATAGGCAAATCATATTTTAAATTAAAATTAAAGAAAAAATATCTTAAAAATCTAAAAAAAACTAAAAAATAAATGATAAATAATAAGTAATACTTTTTTTAAAATTATTACTACTTAAAGACATAATAAAATTTATTAAAGTATTACATAATATTTAATGTAAAAACAAACATAAATTAAAATATGATAGAAAAATCCGTCTACGAAGATTATGAAATAGAATTCAGCGATACATACACCAGCAATGATGCCTATTATTTTGCTTTCAATGAAAACAGAGAGTTGTATTTGAAAAATAAGAAATTAATTACAGAGGTTAATGAATTAGATATTAATTTCTCATTATTCATAGGCAAATACAAAAATAAGGACTGTTTTGTTGTAAATGCCAATTTTAAAGCGGGTTTCGATTTAAGGGAAGTCTATGAATTTGACAAAGATTTATACCTAATGGGTACAAAAGCTGTTTTAGTTAACGATTGGTATATATCACATCAATTTTGCGGAAGATGTGGAACACAAACACAAGTAGATGAAAAGGACATGATGTTAAAATGCCCTTCCTGCGGACAAGTGCACTATCCGCGCATCGCTCCTGCAATTATTGTGGCTATCCGAAATGAGGATAAACTTCTTATGGCAAAACACTCATACCATGACAACATCAGATATGCTTTGATAGCAGGATTTGTAGAACCTGGCGAGTCAATAGAAGAAGCAGTCCACAGAGAAGTAAAAGAAGAAGTTGGAATCAAAATTAAAAACCTGAAATATCTAAAAAGCCAATCATGGCCATTTCCAAACTCACTGATGCTGGGCTTTGAAGCCGAATATGACTCCGGTATCATCAAAGTAGACGGAGATGAAATTGTAAAGGCAAAATGGTTTAAAAAAGAAGAAATTATTCGTTATGAATCAGACATAAGCATTTCTGATTGGCTAATACAGAAATTCATTAATGAGAATTAAAAAAAAAGAAAAAAGAGGTTATATTTTAACCTCTTTAAGCAGATATTGTAATAGTATTTGCAATGTTTGCACCATTATAGCTTGAAGTTATAATGTATTTACCTGCCATTAAATTAATATTTAATTTTGCTTGACCTGAAGAGTCAGTTACTCTGTTGTAGAAAACACCATTTACATTAAACTGAACAGTTTGACCAGCAAACGGCTTACCTTGACCATCAACGAGTGTTGCAACGAATTTGGATCCGTCACGATATTTCATTGATATATCTTTAGCAGACAATACTGGCAAGATTTTAATTTTGTTTGAAACTTTACAGTTCTTGTATTCTCCAGTTATAATGTAGTCACCAGCCGGCAAGTTCAAGTTAAGTTTTGCAATACCTGATGCGTTGGTTTGACGGTTGTACATTACACCATTGATATTGAATGTTACAGTTTCACCAGCACCAACAGGATTACCATCATCACCAATGACTTTAACAGTGTATTGAGTTGCATTTTTGTAGTATTTGGTAATATCGCTGTTTTCTATGAGTCTGGATATGATAGTAATATTGTTTGCCGCATTTTCACGAGTTACAGGGTTCATTGCAGTAAGCACATAAGTACCTTGGCCCAAGTTGAGGTTCAATTTAGCTAAACCTTCACTACCACTGATTTTACGTTCATACATTACACCATTGATGTTGAATTTAACAACAGTTCCTTCCTTAAGGTAGTTTCCTTCACTGTCACGGAAAGTAGCGTAGTACTGGGTTCCGTTTCTGTAAACTTTTACAACATCAGTACCGTTAACTGTAGATAAAATAGTTACAACAGCATTTGAAGTTTCATTGTCAACTGTTACAGTTACATTGTAAACACCACTGTTTAATCCTAAAGCTATGCTTGTAGTACCATTGACATTAGTTGTTTTTGTATATGTAACTCCATTAATGACTATAACAACAGTTTTATTTGATAAATAAGTGCCTTTGTTATCGGTTACAGTTACAACAAATCTTTCAGATCCTTTGAAATATTTAGTTACATCAGGAGCAGATACAATAATTGCTTTTTCTACTGTTGCATTTAATGATTTTTCAACAGGTTCATAATTATTGTCACCAGAGTATTTCACATCAACTGTGTAGTTTCCATCGCCTAAGTTTGGAATGGAAATTGTAGCTTTTCCATCTTTAATAGGAACAGTGTAATCTTTACCGTTTACACTAACAGTAATATTACCTTTTGCATCAGCAGGTGCTGTAACATTTACAATCAAGTCTTCACCTTTTACCGGTTTGTTAATATCAATTGCAATATCAGCATCAGTCTGATTAATGGATGCATCAGCATCAACAGATTCTTTTGAATATCCGTCTTCATCAATTGAATATTCTAAAGTGTAATTGCCTGCATCCAATTTACCTAAATCAAAACTTGCAATACCATTTTTGTCAGTTTTAGCAGTATATGTTTTATTGCCAACAGTTAATGATACAGGAATATCACTTACAGGATTTCCTTCATAATCTGTGACAGTTGCATTGACTTTGACATTTTCACCGTAAACCGCTTCGACATCACTTGCAGTGACATTTACTTTTTTCATTGCAGGAACATTATCCTTGACTGTTGCATTTCCTGGAACATAGCTGACACTAGCATCACCAGTCAATTCATCAGCAACCAAATAGTTTCCAACAACGTTTACATCATCATTAGTTGTTAAAACAATTGAATTGTTACCTGTAGTTGTAATGTTGTTGTTTTCCACATTTACTTTTCCAGCAATTGCTTTAATACCTGTTGTTTCATATGGTATTGACTCCCATACACTAGGAGATCCTACATTGGAACCAGCAGACACAATGGTATTATCTTTAACATCAAGTTCTTTTGCTCTTGATGCAATACCAATAGTGTAATTACCTTCCAAGTTAATATTGTTTCCTGTTACAGTTTCTTTTGCTCCTCCTAATTCCATACCATAGATAACTGCAGCCTTACCTGAAATGTTGTTGTTTTTATGTTCAACTTCCACATTTCCATTGGACATTGCAGAGTATACAGGATATGCTGAAAGCGGAGCATTAGCAACAATATTGTTATCTTTGATAATACCTGAGGCAGGTCCCTCAACATCGATGCCATTTGCATAATATGAATCAGATTCGGAAGTGATGTTGTTATCTGAAATTGTGAAGTTTTCACCGCTGACAATCAATCCATAAATGTATGTGTGACCTTTTGCGTCAATGGTATTTGATTTTACTTTTGCATTATCAGAATTCTTAATGTCAACTGCATAGATTGTATCATAAGATCCAACGACATTGTTATAATTTACAGCAATATCATTTTCACTTAATTCCAAATTATCACAGTTATCAAATACCAATCCTTCAGAAACAGGACTGCTTACCCAGTTGCCTGATCCTGCTGGAACTTCAGCCCAAGGAACGTAACTTGATGGAACAGTAATATTGAAAACATTATCGTTTACAACTACATCTTTGGACTCAGAAATAAGAACCGCATTGTTTAGAGCAGTACCGTTAGTATTTCCTTCATAATTAACTGTGTTTCCTGAGATATTCAAATTATCTGCTTTATTAGCAAGAATTGCATAAGCATCTTTATCAGTTTCACCAACAACATTTAAAACATTGTTAACAATATCCACATCAGATGCATTATCCACAATTATTGCAGATGTAATATTATCCGCTTCAATAGTGAATCCATCAACACATACATCATCAGAAGTTATATTAATAGCAATATTGTTTAATGTTGCATTTTCACCAAGCAATTTCATTGGACGATTGATATTGATTTTATCAGTGTTTTTGTTTGAAATAACACCATCAAAGATCAACTCATCGCATTTTACTTCATCTCTTAAATTACCTTTTTCATCGAAGAATTTTTCAAATGTATCGTTAGTTACAATATTTGATACTTCAAATGAAACGGTAGTTGATTTATTGGCGTATTTTTCATCACCAGAATAAGTTACATCAGCATTATATTTGCCATTTTCTAATTTTGGAATAGAAACACTAGCAGTTCCTTTAGATACTATTGATTCATAGTCTTTTCCATTTACCTTAACAGTAACAATACCTTTTGCATCATCCGGAATGCCACTGACAGTAACAATCACATCATTTCCTAAAATAACATCATTTGCAGATGCATTAATTTCGAATTCAGAGATTTTAGATACAGCAAATGATACTTCAGTTGTGTTTGCAGTGTATTTGTCATCACCTGAGTATGTAACTTCATAAGTGTAGTTACCTTCACCTAAACCAGAAATAACAAATTTAGCAGAACCGTTTTCAACTTTTGCAGATTTACCGTTTATGCTTACATTGCCTGTTGCATCACGAGGAAGTGTTACTTCGATAATTGCATCCTGACCCACTTTAATGTCATCAGCTGATGCTTCAAATTCATAGTCACTTACTTTAGATACTTCAAATTTGACCTCAGCAGTTTCTTTGGTGTATTTGTCATCCCCTGAATATGTAACTTCATAAGTGTAGTTACCTTCACCCAAATCAGAAATTGTGAATGTAGCAGCACCGTTTTTAACTTCTTTAGTTTCATTGTTAACTGTTATGGTTCCTGTTGCATCGCTGTCAACGGTTACTGTAATTATTGCATCTTCACCAACTTTAATGTCACTAGCATTAGCAGTGATGTTTGTTTTGAATGCGACAACAGTTAAGTTTGATGAATTGGATGCAGGATTATAAACATTATCCATATTAATTGAATATTCCAAAGTATATACACCATTAGGCAGTACATCAATGTCAAATGTAGCAGTGCCGTTGATAATATCTGCAGTGTAAGTTTCATTGTTTAATTTTAAGGTAATTACACCTTCAGCTACAACAATGCCGCTTTCTTCCAATACAGTTACATTGATTTGAGTTTCACCATAGGTAATAATTACATCTTCAGCCAAAATAGTTACATTTCCAATAGCCAATTTATCTTCAACAGTTAAATTGACGGTTTGATTATCAACAGTAGCTTCGATATAGTAACCTTGGCCTTCAGTTCCTTCAAATGCATTGACAACAGCATTGTCTATGGTACCATTTTCATCTGCTAAAGTACCGTTGGTAGCAGACATTACAAAATCACGAGGATATAAACTGCCTTCATAATCAGTTACGTTTTCACCGTCAGTTGATTTAAATGCTAAAGTTACATCCTGTAATAATCCTGTTTTATTGGTTGCATTTAAAGTTAATACCAAAAAGTTTTCAGGATTAACAACTTCTGAACTGGTTTCTTTGAGTTTTAAAACATAATTACCAATGAAATTAGAAGTTGTGATTGTAGCATTTTTATATGTAGCATTGTTGCTTCCCCACCAGTTGTCGGAAATATCCATATCAATAGTTTTACCAGCTGCAATTCCTATTTTAGTAATATTATCTGATAAGATTACAGAATTATGTATGGCTACAGATAAGTTATCTCCAGAATTAAGAGCAGCGATTAAATATTCTACATTTTCAAATAAACATCCGTCAAATAGTCTGTGAGAGTGGTATGAACTGCCATCAGTTCTTGTATAGAATAAGCTTACGGATTGTAGGTTTCTGAATGTTGAATTATATACTTCAACGTCTCCAGGCACCAGAGTATAACCTCCCATTGCTAAGTTCCAGGAATTAATTCCACCGAATGCATTTGGAGTGTATCTTCCGCCTTTATCTTCAAATGTGGAGTTAATAATTGTTACATGTTCGGATGATCCGATTGCAAGACAGGTCAATGAATTTTGTGGCATGTATATGCGGTTGGACAATTCATCAACTGTTCTGTTAGTAACTGTGAAAATGGAGTTTTCTATTGTGATATTACCTTTTTGACCACCGAATGCACCGATAGCTACTAAATCCATATTCATTGAATAAGCATTAAGGCTGTCAGTTACTTTAGAATTGTTCATGTATAAAGTACCCTGATTTGCAATAGTGGATAATCTGCCTGCATGGTTTGCTTCAAATGTTGAATTATCAATAATTAAAATACCATCATTACAAATAGCTCCACCATAATATGCATTTGCTTTTTTAGATACATCACCATATCCGTTATCAAAGAAATATGAATTGTTTACAACTAAAGTACCTGCAGTGTTAATAGCTCCACCATAGTTACCCTGTCCACCAATGAATTTGACATTGTCAATTTCGACATTAGCTCCTTCTTCAACATAAATTGCAGATTGGGTATCTCGAGCAGCCCTATTTAATGTAACATTAGCTAATGTTAATTTCGCATTACCTGTCAATGCAGTTATGAAGTAATCTGCAGCACTGTCAGTGACAATAACTTTATCAGCATCTTCACCAACAATAGTTACATCAACAGTTGTCGGAATTCTTAAGTTAGTATTCAGTTCACCAGTGTAATTGCCTTCTAAAACATGAACAGTGATATTCGTAGATTTAGTATAACCTTCACTTAATGCTTTAGAAATAGATTTGAATGGATTGTTTTGACTACCATTACCGTTTTCATCACTGCCTGTGCTGTTGGATACATATAACTCTATACTATCTACAGCATCAGCAATGTTTGTAGAAACAACACCACTTATATAAGTATCGTTTTCAGTTGCATATTCATAAACGCTTGTGAATTGATACTTGGTATTGTT containing:
- the nudC gene encoding NAD(+) diphosphatase — translated: MIEKSVYEDYEIEFSDTYTSNDAYYFAFNENRELYLKNKKLITEVNELDINFSLFIGKYKNKDCFVVNANFKAGFDLREVYEFDKDLYLMGTKAVLVNDWYISHQFCGRCGTQTQVDEKDMMLKCPSCGQVHYPRIAPAIIVAIRNEDKLLMAKHSYHDNIRYALIAGFVEPGESIEEAVHREVKEEVGIKIKNLKYLKSQSWPFPNSLMLGFEAEYDSGIIKVDGDEIVKAKWFKKEEIIRYESDISISDWLIQKFINEN
- a CDS encoding Ig-like domain repeat protein; this encodes MKLNKIMLVSLILLTILSIGAASAQDSDNILSADDSAGSIKEIYVSDTGEDTGSGSQASPYATLNKSISEVNSSDNAVIHVGPGTYSGESNTNLQINLAHRNYNGSLTFIGDSNGGTIFDGDDSAPIFKSISADSIVTFINITFTHGRTDMGSAIRSSGDLTIDNCVFEENYVTNLGAIYSEKGNLTIKNSKFYKNSGYQYVDLYFSHEGLVTLINNIFESGTATSSSANTPAVFVGTGKSVIKGNTFKNLTSSHSAAALAVRYNNGDNIANITDNTFINCTYTGSNGGIVFFQNSYLKGNKFIDCTSTTATLYSVSDFNAKVAFEDVEIDGTQFVLKANVTDDGDNTVQSAKVVFTIDGKTVGTATSEANGVASLTVNKLLENGEYTISGTQAYSDVNPFEVTVVDGKATVNFDHSPAEVWVSTEGNDTTGDGSEANPFLTLKKALDYGTATSVDLIVHIKDGLYNGSENRDLSYSNVGKITILGESYGNVIIDAEHAKSGTGWLASGSNIFTFGQNLEIKLVNLTFINCDGNPVDAYALTMNDNIVINSSTVRAQAPNDGVFIDNLKVINGSGQAINAYNLVLTNSLFENCDGKTSTGLLWLATRDDNVIHLENNTFIGNTIGGYSGGAAYYNQGDLVSINNTFDSNTVTGSASNIAYASGNQITSINDKFINNNVTSYVAQYRSSGNDPEIIVENITFINNRASANGAGLVTTGAKIKGAKFINNTAAGNGGAIYLLNHGKTSPVCEMSIEDVTFKDNTAACGNDIFIAPSAGSNVFANLTDLTITANSQNVTELSDFITVTVSHPSGAIIGGGQVTFYFGGDVIGKSDLINQNATLEYVGFKNNTKYQFTSVYEYATENDTYISGVVSTNIADAVDSIELYVSNSTGSDENGNGSQNNPFKSISKALSEGYTKSTNITVHVLEGNYTGELNTNLRIPTTVDVTIVGEDADKVIVTDSAADYFITALTGNAKLTLANVTLNRAARDTQSAIYVEEGANVEIDNVKFIGGQGNYGGAINTAGTLVVNNSYFFDNGYGDVSKKANAYYGGAICNDGILIIDNSTFEANHAGRLSTIANQGTLYMNNSKVTDSLNAYSMNMDLVAIGAFGGQKGNITIENSIFTVTNRTVDELSNRIYMPQNSLTCLAIGSSEHVTIINSTFEDKGGRYTPNAFGGINSWNLAMGGYTLVPGDVEVYNSTFRNLQSVSLFYTRTDGSSYHSHRLFDGCLFENVEYLIAALNSGDNLSVAIHNSVILSDNITKIGIAAGKTIDMDISDNWWGSNNATYKNATITTSNFIGNYVLKLKETSSEVVNPENFLVLTLNATNKTGLLQDVTLAFKSTDGENVTDYEGSLYPRDFVMSATNGTLADENGTIDNAVVNAFEGTEGQGYYIEATVDNQTVNLTVEDKLAIGNVTILAEDVIITYGETQINVTVLEESGIVVAEGVITLKLNNETYTADIINGTATFDIDVLPNGVYTLEYSINMDNVYNPASNSSNLTVVAFKTNITANASDIKVGEDAIITVTVDSDATGTITVNNETKEVKNGAATFTISDLGEGNYTYEVTYSGDDKYTKETAEVKFEVSKVSDYEFEASADDIKVGQDAIIEVTLPRDATGNVSINGKSAKVENGSAKFVISGLGEGNYTYEVTYSGDDKYTANTTEVSFAVSKISEFEINASANDVILGNDVIVTVSGIPDDAKGIVTVKVNGKDYESIVSKGTASVSIPKLENGKYNADVTYSGDEKYANKSTTVSFEVSNIVTNDTFEKFFDEKGNLRDEVKCDELIFDGVISNKNTDKININRPMKLLGENATLNNIAINITSDDVCVDGFTIEADNITSAIIVDNASDVDIVNNVLNVVGETDKDAYAILANKADNLNISGNTVNYEGNTNGTALNNAVLISESKDVVVNDNVFNITVPSSYVPWAEVPAGSGNWVSSPVSEGLVFDNCDNLELSENDIAVNYNNVVGSYDTIYAVDIKNSDNAKVKSNTIDAKGHTYIYGLIVSGENFTISDNNITSESDSYYANGIDVEGPASGIIKDNNIVANAPLSAYPVYSAMSNGNVEVEHKNNNISGKAAVIYGMELGGAKETVTGNNINLEGNYTIGIASRAKELDVKDNTIVSAGSNVGSPSVWESIPYETTGIKAIAGKVNVENNNITTTGNNSIVLTTNDDVNVVGNYLVADELTGDASVSYVPGNATVKDNVPAMKKVNVTASDVEAVYGENVKVNATVTDYEGNPVSDIPVSLTVGNKTYTAKTDKNGIASFDLGKLDAGNYTLEYSIDEDGYSKESVDADASINQTDADIAIDINKPVKGEDLIVNVTAPADAKGNITVSVNGKDYTVPIKDGKATISIPNLGDGNYTVDVKYSGDNNYEPVEKSLNATVEKAIIVSAPDVTKYFKGSERFVVTVTDNKGTYLSNKTVVIVINGVTYTKTTNVNGTTSIALGLNSGVYNVTVTVDNETSNAVVTILSTVNGTDVVKVYRNGTQYYATFRDSEGNYLKEGTVVKFNINGVMYERKISGSEGLAKLNLNLGQGTYVLTAMNPVTRENAANNITIISRLIENSDITKYYKNATQYTVKVIGDDGNPVGAGETVTFNINGVMYNRQTNASGIAKLNLNLPAGDYIITGEYKNCKVSNKIKILPVLSAKDISMKYRDGSKFVATLVDGQGKPFAGQTVQFNVNGVFYNRVTDSSGQAKLNINLMAGKYIITSSYNGANIANTITISA